In Puntigrus tetrazona isolate hp1 chromosome 18, ASM1883169v1, whole genome shotgun sequence, one genomic interval encodes:
- the six9 gene encoding SIX homeobox 9 isoform X1, which translates to MAMGFSPEQVACVCEVLLQSGSMDRLSSFLCSLPSISSSSGVYLGMVQSQESVLKARAAVAFHHCRFAELYTLLEGNAFSPRSHPLLQQLWLRAHYTEAELQRGRPLGAVGKYRIRRKFPLPRTIWDGEETSYCFKEKSRSVLREWYCRKPYPSPREKRDLAAATGLTATQVSNWFKNRRQRDRAATSRQGRTSAGAFLSSDEELSPPASPGTLFSCSQQLSAHPPPLRHLGPPHY; encoded by the exons ATGGCGATGGGCTTCTCCCCAGAGCAGGTGGCCTGTGTTTGTGAGGTTCTTCTCCAGAGTGGAAGCATGGATCGCTTGTCCTCGTTCTTATGCTCTTTACCTTCCATTTCCTCGTCGTCCGGTGTGTATCTGGGAATGGTTCAGAGCCAAGAGAGCGTGCTAAAAGCTCGGGCTGCGGTCGCCTTCCATCACTGTCGTTTTGCTGAGCTCTACACCTTGTTAGAGGGGAACGCGTTCTCCCCCCGCAGTCACCCTCTCCTCCAGCAGCTCTGGCTCCGGGCTCACTACACGGAGGCTGAATTGCAGAGGGGCCGTCCTCTCGGGGCCGTGGGAAAGTACCGCATCCGCCGCAAGTTCCCTCTTCCTCGTACCATCTGGGATGGAGAAGAGACCAGCTACTGCTTCAAG GAAAAGTCTCGCAGTGTACTGAGAGAGTGGTACTGCAGAAAGCCGTACCCCTCGCCACGTGAGAAACGAGATTTGGCCGCGGCCACTGGACTCACTGCCACACAAGTCAGCAACTGGTTCAAGAACCGACGACAGCGGGACAGAGCCGCGACCAGCCGTCAGgg CAGAACCTCCGCAGGAGCGTTCCTGAGCTCTGATGAGGAGCTCTCGCCGCCAGCGAGTCCCGGCACACTCTTCTCCTGCTCCCAGCAGCTCTCTGCCCACCCGCCCCCTCTCCGGCACCTGGGACCACCACACTACTGA
- the six9 gene encoding SIX homeobox 9 isoform X2, with product MAMGFSPEQVACVCEVLLQSGSMDRLSSFLCSLPSISSSSGVYLGMVQSQESVLKARAAVAFHHCRFAELYTLLEGNAFSPRSHPLLQQLWLRAHYTEAELQRGRPLGAVGKYRIRRKFPLPRTIWDGEETSYCFKEKSRSVLREWYCRKPYPSPREKRDLAAATGLTATQVSNWFKNRRQRDRAATSRQGTSAGAFLSSDEELSPPASPGTLFSCSQQLSAHPPPLRHLGPPHY from the exons ATGGCGATGGGCTTCTCCCCAGAGCAGGTGGCCTGTGTTTGTGAGGTTCTTCTCCAGAGTGGAAGCATGGATCGCTTGTCCTCGTTCTTATGCTCTTTACCTTCCATTTCCTCGTCGTCCGGTGTGTATCTGGGAATGGTTCAGAGCCAAGAGAGCGTGCTAAAAGCTCGGGCTGCGGTCGCCTTCCATCACTGTCGTTTTGCTGAGCTCTACACCTTGTTAGAGGGGAACGCGTTCTCCCCCCGCAGTCACCCTCTCCTCCAGCAGCTCTGGCTCCGGGCTCACTACACGGAGGCTGAATTGCAGAGGGGCCGTCCTCTCGGGGCCGTGGGAAAGTACCGCATCCGCCGCAAGTTCCCTCTTCCTCGTACCATCTGGGATGGAGAAGAGACCAGCTACTGCTTCAAG GAAAAGTCTCGCAGTGTACTGAGAGAGTGGTACTGCAGAAAGCCGTACCCCTCGCCACGTGAGAAACGAGATTTGGCCGCGGCCACTGGACTCACTGCCACACAAGTCAGCAACTGGTTCAAGAACCGACGACAGCGGGACAGAGCCGCGACCAGCCGTCAGgg AACCTCCGCAGGAGCGTTCCTGAGCTCTGATGAGGAGCTCTCGCCGCCAGCGAGTCCCGGCACACTCTTCTCCTGCTCCCAGCAGCTCTCTGCCCACCCGCCCCCTCTCCGGCACCTGGGACCACCACACTACTGA
- the six5 gene encoding homeobox protein SIX5 yields MASLSLESTEQTENGPKESTQDEAKVKEETDPDEVSEQLLQSFQNSALSFSTDQVACLCEALLQAGNVDRLWRFLSTIPPSADLLRGNETMLKAQALVAFHREEFNELYAILDSHDFHPSNHGFLQDLYLKARYKEAERSRGRSLGAVDKYRLRKKFPLPKTIWDGEETVYCFKEKSRNALKECYKINRYPTPVEKKNLAKVTGLSLTQVSNWFKNRRQRDRTPSGTNSKSESDGNHSTEDEASKGDLDDIADKPTVQETSSSNASLISLSGAPCSTGQLILNSTGGFLTSSHPLLLNGSPILSGAGTGVIINGLTLSDGHTVTLSPVTANAPLLLNGTQVIPKNESVISDTEAQGSLSTVVLNPQASLTSTIPLSLSEDAKTPSSNISPLDFISLPEALRSPDNTQSLPTNSMSSPTISTSVISPTSLPSVALVPSSIPTSTTGSMSSVISNPMVPLQPTQPHEIVVIGKADSQSPTRSSISSPQVLSLPQVVPSIQGVPVSQLMQHSSGATVSSCPQLVPVSPVNSQLPQVPIPQFQTQTLHIGPRLAQAQPQNGLNTLSTSSALTLPQMADGQITQVLTPQLGDESASTTLPQIQTSMGTQVIPISSPTQVVPISQTKDSGQPQLVPLSLPQLMPVTSIAGTPTGTLSFPQVVPAAPSLSIPSPGGAFQILTSGSGTGLSVAQGPICLSPIGPPQSVPTGTIPGVQLLNPGVIQLPSASPGNILLASGIGGSPILSVQNGKLILTIPAGIQFTSMPVKSVPENSVPSTLDLQTSTVHPLENQPAPSLAVQTSNSLQSSPLGFVGSSTLYCSPEPGTVANTTPGASPDTPDSSSTPTPSSVLQSQQTLSPDSMLPLSPICSGVATGHQLSQPAWSPVPLSSTAGLTLFDMRGKGDLPEDPALLGLPGGESLLLGTSPPGEDVERDSQLDEVEDMDGDSKILTQLQSVPVDDDLGL; encoded by the exons atggcttcctTGTCTTTGGAGTCCacagaacaaactgaaaacGGCCCAAAGGAGTCCACGCAAGACGAAGCCAAAGTGAAAGAGGAGACGGATCCGGACGAAGTTTCGGAACAACTGCTCCAAAGCTTCCAGAACTCGGCTCTCAGTTTTTCCACCGATCAAGTAGCGTGTCTGTGCGAAGCGCTCCTGCAAGCGGGCAATGTGGATCGCCTGTGGAGATTCCTCTCCACCATCCCTCCTTCGGCCGATCTGCTACGTGGCAATGAGACCATGCTGAAGGCCCAGGCTCTGGTCGCTTTCCACCGGGAGGAGTTCAACGAGCTGTACGCCATTCTGGACAGTCACGACTTCCACCCGAGTAACCATGGGTTCCTTCAAGACCTCTACTTGAAGGCGCGCTACAAGGAGGCTGAGAGGTCCCGGGGTCGCAGTCTGGGCGCCGTGGATAAATATCGACTGCGCAAAAAGTTTCCTTTGCCCAAAACTATTTGGGACGGAGAGGAGACGGTGTACTGCTTCAAGGAGAAGTCGCGCAACGCTCTGAAGGAATGCTACAAGATCAACAGGTATCCCACTCCGGTCGAAAAGAAGAATTTGGCCAAAGTCACCGGGCTTTCTTTGACTCAAGTCAGCAACTGGTTCAAGAACCGCCGACAGAGGGATCGGACTCCCTCTGGTACCAACAGTAAAAG tGAATCTGATGGAAACCACAGCACAGAAGATGAAGCAAGCAAGGGAGATCTGGATGATATTGCTGACAAACCTACTGTTCAGGAGACAAGCAGCTCCAATGCTTCTCTTATATCACTCTCTGGGGCTCCTTGCAGTACTGGTCAGCTTATTCTCAACAGCACCGGGGGATTCCTTACAAGCTCTCATCCACTGCTGCTCAATGGAAGCCCTATACTCTCAGGGGCAGGAACAGGGGTCATCATCAATGGGCTGACACTGAGCGATGGCCACACAGTCACTCTCAGTCCTGTTACAGCTAATGCACCATTGCTACTAAATGGGACTCAAGTAATCCCCAAAAATGAATCGGTCATCAGTGATACAGAAGCCCAAGGTAGCCTGTCCACTGTGGTTTTGAATCCACAAGCCAGTCTAACTAGCACAATACCTCTCTCGCTTAGCGAGGACGCAAAAACACCCAGCAGCAACATATCTCCATTGGATTTCATCAGTCTTCCAGAGGCCTTGAGGAGTCCAGATAATACTCAGTCACTGCCTACAAACTCAATGTCCTCGCCCACCATCTCTACTTCTGTTATCTCTCCCACGTCTCTTCCTTCAGTGGCACTGGTCCCAAGTAGTATTCCTACATCGACAACTGGCTCCATGAGTTCAGTAATCTCCAATCCCATGGTGCCACTACAGCCCACGCAGCCACATGAAATTGTTGTAATAGGAAAAGCAGATTCTCAGTCACCTACTCGCAGCTCCATCTCTAGCCCTCAGGTGCTGTCTTTACCCCAGGTGGTCCCATCAATACAGGGCGTTCCAGTTTCTCAACTGATGCAGCATTCATCTGGGGCCACAGTGTCATCCTGCCCCCAGCTTGTTCCAGTCTCCCCAGTCAATTCACAGTTGCCCCAAGTCCCCATTCCTCAATTTCAGACACAGACCTTGCACATTGGTCCAAGACTTGCGCAAGCACAGCCCCAAAATGGCTTGAACACTTTAAGCACCAGTAGTGCTTTAACACTTCCCCAGATGGCTGATGGGCAAATTACACAAGTGCTTACACCTCAGCTAGGTGACGAATCTGCTTCAACCACCCTTCCACAGATACAGACCTCCATGGGAACACAAGTCATTCCCATCTCCTCACCAACTCAAGTTGTGCCCATATCACAAACCAAAGACTCGGGCCAACCTCAGCTGGTCCCCCTGTCACTGCCTCAACTCATGCCTGTGACATCCATTGCGGGAACTCCAACCGGAACCCTGTCCTTTCCTCAGGTAGTCCCAGCAGCGCCATCTCTCTCCATTCCGTCCCCTGGAGGTGCTTTTCAGATTCTGACATCTGGATCTGGAACAGGATTGAGTGTTGCCCAAGGACCGATATGCCTTAGTCCAATAGGGCCTCCTCAGAGTGTCCCTACTGGTACCATTCCAGGTGTTCAACTTCTCAACCCTGGGGTGATTCAGCTACCTTCTGCCTCTCCAG GCAACATCCTACTAGCTAGTGGCATTGGAGGCAGCCCCATTCTAAGTGTTCAAAATGGAAAACTCATCCTCACTATCCCAGCTGGCATCCAGTTCACCAGCATGCCCGTCAAGTCCGTCCCAGAAAATTCGGTCCCAAGTACCCTTGATCTTCAAACCTCAACTGTACATCCACTTGAGAATCAACCAGCACCTTCACTCGCTGTTCAAACCTCAAATTCACTACAGTCATCTCCTTTGGGGTTTGTTGGCTCGTCTACACTTTACTGCAGCCCTGAGCCAGGAACAGTTGCCAACACAACCCCAGGAGCCTCTCCTGACACCCCAGACTCTTCTAGCACTCCCACTCCTTCAAGTGTCCTACAATCCCAGCAGACCCTTAGCCCTGATAGCATGCTTCCACTCAGTCCAATATGTAGTGGAGTGGCAACTGGCCACCAACTCTCCCAGCCAGCCTGGAGCCCTGTCCCGCTGTCCTCCACTGCTGGTCTGACATTATTTGACATGCGTGGGAAAGGAGATCTCCCAGAGGACCCAGCATTGTTAGGCTTGCCAGGAGGAGAGTCCCTCCTGTTGGGCACTTCTCCTCCAGGCGAAGATGTGGAGAGAGATTCTCAGCTGGATGAGGTGGAGGACATGGATGGGGACTCGAAAATTCTGACACAACTGCAGTCTGTCCCTGTGGATGATGATCTGGGTTTGTAA
- the tbcb gene encoding tubulin-folding cofactor B — protein MDGSVTVITNPTVSVRVTSTVSSFEVNRRFNRGVTIAEFKSKLEMIVGTPAALMDLELFSTSDKFLQKLDNNEALLGSYPVDDDCRIHVTDRSGTQSGEFTDLSKVEKFEISDEAYEKRADSVRNFKKNMKLGRFNEENRAKQEETLAKKEEEEKAAAEAITVGNRCKVQVPGQPTKIGTVMFVGTTDFKPGHWVGVKYDEPLGKNDGSVDGKRYFECDPKYGAFVKPLSVTVGDFPEEDYGLDEM, from the exons ATGGACGGGAGTGTGACAGTCATCACCAACCCCACCGTGTCCGTGCGGGTGACCAGCACAGTCAGCTCCTTCGAGGTGAACCGGAGATTCAACCGAGGAGTAACGATCGCAGAGTTTAAG AGTAAACTGGAGATGATCGTGGGCACCCCAGCTGCCTTAATGGACCTTGAGTTATTCAGCACTTCAGACAAGTTCTTACAGAAGCTAGACAACAATGAAGCGCTGCTCGGCTCCTATCCTGTAGATGATGACTGCAGAATACAT GTGACAGACCGCAGTGGTACACAAAGCGGGGAGTTCACTGATTTATCAAAGGTGGAGAAATTCGAGATCTCCGATGAAGCCTATGAAAAAAGGGCAG ATTCGGTGCGGAACTTCAAGAAGAATATGAAGTTAGGGCGATTTAATGAGGAAAACAGGGCCAAGCAAGAAGAGACCCTTGCCaagaaagaagaggaagagaaggcAGCCGCCGAAGCCATTACTGTTGGGAACCGCTGCAAAGTTCAAGTTCCTGGGCAGCCTACCAAGATCGGCACCGTTATGTTTGTGG GTACAACAGATTTCAAGCCAGGCCACTGGGTTGGTGTGAAATATGATGAGCCGCTTGGGAAGAACGACGGCAG TGTGGACGGGAAACGTTATTTTGAGTGTGACCCAAAATACGGCGCCTTCGTGAAGCCCCTCTCGGTAACCGTGGGAGACTTCCCTGAAGAGGACTATGGTTTGGATGAGATGTAA
- the tmem123 gene encoding porimin isoform X1, giving the protein MNRCLCLVYISSCMFLSLDRRAVQAHSAQGKTSVTGANMSNYSTLLPKAESTGPTVHIISASTGAPFSNPTACPRFHASSFIGGMVLAFIILLLVTLGYRLACSPREVRYRVIEEHDAII; this is encoded by the exons ATGAACCGCTGTTTGTGTTTGGTCTACATTAGTTCCTGTATGTTTTTGTCACTGG ACAGGAGAGCCGTCCAGGCCCATTCAGCCCAAGGAAAGACTTCAGTGACTGGAGCGAACATGTCCAACTATTCAACATTACTGCCCAAAGCTGAATCCACCGGCCCAACTGTGCACATCATTTCTGCATCCACAG GTGCTCCTTTTAGTAACCCAACAGCATGTCCTCGCTTCCATGCGAGTAGTTTCATTGGCGGTATGGTGCTGGCCTTTATTATCTTACTGCTCGTCACTCTGGGATACAGGTTGGCCTGCTCACCACGGGAAGTGCGCTACAGAGTCAT TGAGGAACACGAtgccatcatttaa
- the tmem123 gene encoding uncharacterized protein tmem123 isoform X2: protein MNRCLCLVYISSCMFLSLDRRAVQAHSAQGKTSVTGANMSNYSTLLPKAESTGPTVHIISASTGAPFSNPTACPRFHASSFIGGMVLAFIILLLVTLGYRLACSPREVRYRVMLPTAN, encoded by the exons ATGAACCGCTGTTTGTGTTTGGTCTACATTAGTTCCTGTATGTTTTTGTCACTGG ACAGGAGAGCCGTCCAGGCCCATTCAGCCCAAGGAAAGACTTCAGTGACTGGAGCGAACATGTCCAACTATTCAACATTACTGCCCAAAGCTGAATCCACCGGCCCAACTGTGCACATCATTTCTGCATCCACAG GTGCTCCTTTTAGTAACCCAACAGCATGTCCTCGCTTCCATGCGAGTAGTTTCATTGGCGGTATGGTGCTGGCCTTTATTATCTTACTGCTCGTCACTCTGGGATACAGGTTGGCCTGCTCACCACGGGAAGTGCGCTACAGAGTCAT GCTTCCTACGGCTAACTGA
- the tmem123 gene encoding uncharacterized protein tmem123 isoform X3: protein MNRCLCLVYISSCMFLSLDRRAVQAHSAQGKTSVTGANMSNYSTLLPKAESTGPTVHIISASTGFLRLTETCIRTQLSLIKGQLNRPSPQKSLQHVSTT from the exons ATGAACCGCTGTTTGTGTTTGGTCTACATTAGTTCCTGTATGTTTTTGTCACTGG ACAGGAGAGCCGTCCAGGCCCATTCAGCCCAAGGAAAGACTTCAGTGACTGGAGCGAACATGTCCAACTATTCAACATTACTGCCCAAAGCTGAATCCACCGGCCCAACTGTGCACATCATTTCTGCATCCACAG GCTTCCTACGGCTAACTGAAACTTGTATACGGACACAACTTTCGCTGATTAAAGGACAGCTCAACAGACCGTCACCGCAGAAAAGTCTCCAACACGTCAGCACGACATGA